A genomic stretch from Hydrogenimonas urashimensis includes:
- a CDS encoding LPP20 family lipoprotein, translated as MKRWILLVTALAAALMAESCPTPKVEQTPSPQPPVVVQPKPQLKKIEIPKKSACTLTARNTIHFQVVGQGVAPVNTVSPAQARALAKRAAIADAYRQLGEKICGVRVEGRDLIRNMMISRSTVRTQIDAMIRNARILDTKFSDGLCEVEMEVTVNGSEWYPRLAN; from the coding sequence ATGAAACGATGGATACTGCTTGTAACGGCACTTGCAGCGGCCTTGATGGCGGAAAGCTGTCCGACTCCCAAAGTGGAACAGACGCCATCCCCTCAGCCGCCGGTCGTCGTTCAGCCAAAACCGCAACTGAAAAAGATCGAGATTCCCAAAAAGAGTGCGTGTACCCTCACCGCGCGCAATACGATCCACTTCCAGGTCGTCGGCCAGGGAGTCGCACCGGTAAACACCGTCTCTCCGGCCCAGGCGAGAGCCCTCGCCAAACGGGCCGCCATCGCCGACGCCTACCGCCAGCTGGGCGAAAAGATATGCGGTGTCAGGGTCGAAGGACGGGATCTGATCCGCAACATGATGATCAGTCGTTCAACCGTTCGTACGCAGATTGATGCGATGATCCGCAACGCGCGCATTCTCGACACCAAGTTCAGCGATGGACTCTGCGAAGTCGAAATGGAAGTGACCGTGAACGGCAGCGAGTGGTATCCACGGCTGGCAAACTGA
- a CDS encoding P-II family nitrogen regulator: MKKIEAIIKPFKLEDVKDALAEAGITGMTVSEVKGYGRQQGHSELYRGAEYVVDFLPKVKLEVVVKAEEVETVTQKIVETARTGKIGDGKIFVSEVEKAIRIRTGEEDEEAL; the protein is encoded by the coding sequence ATGAAAAAGATCGAAGCGATTATCAAACCCTTCAAACTCGAAGACGTCAAGGATGCCCTCGCCGAAGCGGGCATCACCGGGATGACGGTCAGCGAAGTCAAAGGCTACGGCCGTCAGCAGGGCCACAGCGAACTCTACCGCGGTGCCGAGTATGTGGTCGATTTCCTGCCGAAAGTGAAACTCGAAGTCGTCGTCAAAGCCGAAGAGGTGGAGACGGTGACCCAAAAAATCGTCGAGACGGCCCGCACCGGCAAGATCGGCGACGGCAAGATCTTCGTCAGCGAGGTGGAGAAAGCGATCCGCATCCGCACCGGCGAAGAGGACGAAGAGGCGCTTTAG
- the hemE gene encoding uroporphyrinogen decarboxylase, translated as MIFKDACFRKPTPYTPVWMMRQAGRYLPEYMAVREKAGDFLNLCKNPEMAAEVTLQPVDIVGVDAAILFSDILVIPLEMGMDLRFEKGEGPVFGDPIHTMEDLKRLQPNAADRLTYVYDTIKIVRDRLADDKALIGFTGAPWTLITYMIEGRGTKTYNIVKKLIYTQPDLIHALLREVTDVVKLYLEKQIEAGVDAVQIFDSWAAALEKPMYFEFSWSYMKEIASHIKSKFPDIPVIMFPKGIGAYLDDIDGDFDVFGVDWGTPMALAKEKLGSRYVLQGNMEPCRLYSKEATKECVTALHEIMQGDGHIFNLGHGILPDVPVENAKYFVDLVHEITAQK; from the coding sequence ATGATTTTCAAAGATGCATGCTTTCGCAAACCCACACCCTACACTCCGGTCTGGATGATGCGCCAGGCGGGACGTTACCTTCCCGAATACATGGCCGTCCGTGAAAAGGCGGGCGATTTTCTGAATCTGTGCAAAAACCCCGAAATGGCGGCGGAAGTGACGCTGCAGCCGGTCGACATCGTCGGCGTCGACGCGGCGATTCTTTTCAGCGACATTCTGGTGATTCCCCTGGAGATGGGGATGGACCTGCGCTTCGAAAAGGGAGAAGGCCCGGTATTCGGTGATCCGATCCACACCATGGAAGACCTAAAGCGCCTGCAACCGAATGCCGCCGACCGCCTCACCTACGTCTACGACACGATCAAAATCGTCCGGGACCGCCTGGCCGACGACAAGGCACTCATCGGCTTCACCGGCGCTCCCTGGACACTGATTACCTACATGATCGAAGGGCGCGGCACCAAGACCTACAATATCGTCAAAAAACTGATCTACACCCAGCCCGACCTCATCCACGCCCTGCTGCGGGAAGTGACCGATGTGGTCAAACTCTATCTTGAAAAACAGATCGAAGCGGGCGTGGATGCGGTACAGATTTTCGACAGTTGGGCCGCGGCGCTCGAGAAGCCCATGTATTTCGAATTCAGCTGGTCCTATATGAAAGAGATCGCCTCCCATATCAAAAGTAAATTTCCCGACATTCCGGTCATCATGTTCCCCAAAGGCATCGGCGCCTATCTCGACGACATCGATGGCGACTTCGATGTCTTCGGGGTCGACTGGGGCACTCCGATGGCTCTGGCCAAAGAGAAACTGGGAAGCCGCTATGTCCTGCAGGGCAACATGGAACCCTGCCGCCTCTACTCCAAAGAGGCGACGAAGGAGTGCGTCACGGCCCTGCATGAAATCATGCAGGGCGATGGGCACATCTTCAACCTCGGACACGGCATACTCCCCGACGTACCCGTCGAAAACGCCAAATACTTCGTGGACCTGGTTCACGAAATCACCGCCCAGAAGTGA
- a CDS encoding P-II family nitrogen regulator, whose amino-acid sequence MKKIEAVIKPFKLEEVKDALAEAGIAGMTVSEVKGYGRQAGHTELYRGAEYVVDFIPKVKVEVVTKDQDVDMVIEKIVNAARTGKIGDGKIFVTDVQRVIRIRTGEEDEEAI is encoded by the coding sequence ATGAAAAAGATTGAAGCGGTTATCAAACCTTTCAAACTGGAAGAGGTGAAGGATGCGCTGGCGGAAGCGGGCATTGCAGGTATGACGGTCAGTGAGGTCAAAGGCTACGGCCGGCAGGCCGGCCATACGGAACTCTACCGTGGAGCGGAGTATGTGGTCGATTTCATACCCAAAGTGAAAGTGGAAGTAGTGACCAAAGACCAGGATGTGGATATGGTGATCGAAAAGATCGTCAATGCCGCCCGTACCGGCAAGATCGGCGACGGGAAGATTTTCGTTACCGATGTGCAACGGGTGATTCGCATCCGAACCGGGGAAGAGGACGAAGAAGCGATTTAA
- a CDS encoding sigma-54-dependent transcriptional regulator: protein MKIAIVEDDINMRKSLEIALGDYENEFEVKTFRNAKEALKKLDESYDLVITDINMRGMDGIEFLETLNGRYDAIIITGNATLNRAIESIRLGVSDFLTKPFEVETLVEAIRRSQKAQKRIGGKKANRSTAPGDSLFYGMSEALEKSLNLAKKAARSDAAVLLLGESGVGKELFAKTIHEHSPRKGRPFIAVNMAAIPENLIESELFGFEKGAFTDAVESKIGKFEAANGGTLFLDEIAEMPYHLQAKLLRALQEKIIHRLGSTKDIPIDVRIVAATNADIKKKMNEQTFREDLYYRIATIPIQIPPLRERVEEIIPIAEKSLAEIVEKYGLEPKSFSEEAKEKLLSYPWPGNIRELIAVVERAAILSDEETIAPEDLFLDARS, encoded by the coding sequence ATGAAAATCGCCATTGTCGAAGACGATATCAATATGCGCAAATCGCTCGAAATCGCACTGGGCGATTACGAGAATGAGTTCGAGGTCAAGACGTTCCGCAACGCCAAAGAGGCACTCAAAAAACTGGATGAAAGCTACGATCTTGTCATCACCGATATCAATATGCGGGGGATGGACGGTATCGAGTTTCTCGAAACACTGAACGGCAGATACGATGCCATCATCATTACCGGCAATGCCACATTGAACCGGGCCATTGAGTCGATACGTCTGGGTGTCAGCGATTTTCTGACCAAACCTTTCGAAGTGGAGACCCTGGTCGAGGCCATCCGGCGCAGCCAGAAGGCCCAAAAGCGTATCGGAGGAAAAAAAGCGAACCGCTCAACCGCTCCAGGCGATTCCCTCTTCTACGGCATGTCGGAAGCACTGGAAAAATCGCTCAATCTGGCGAAAAAGGCGGCAAGAAGCGACGCCGCTGTGCTGCTGCTGGGCGAGAGCGGCGTGGGCAAGGAGCTTTTTGCCAAAACGATCCATGAACACTCCCCCCGCAAAGGCAGACCTTTCATTGCCGTCAACATGGCGGCGATCCCCGAAAACCTGATCGAGAGTGAGCTCTTCGGGTTCGAAAAGGGGGCTTTTACCGATGCCGTCGAGTCAAAAATTGGCAAATTCGAAGCGGCCAACGGCGGCACCCTCTTTTTGGATGAAATCGCCGAAATGCCCTATCACCTTCAGGCCAAACTTTTGCGAGCCCTGCAGGAAAAGATCATTCACAGACTCGGCAGCACCAAAGATATTCCGATCGACGTACGTATTGTCGCCGCCACCAATGCCGATATCAAAAAGAAAATGAACGAACAGACCTTCCGTGAGGATCTCTACTACCGTATCGCCACCATTCCCATCCAGATTCCACCTTTAAGAGAGCGTGTTGAAGAGATTATTCCCATCGCCGAAAAGAGCCTTGCCGAAATCGTTGAAAAGTACGGACTCGAACCCAAAAGTTTCAGCGAAGAGGCGAAAGAGAAACTTCTATCCTATCCCTGGCCCGGAAATATCCGTGAACTGATCGCCGTCGTCGAACGTGCCGCCATCCTCTCCGACGAGGAAACAATCGCGCCGGAGGATCTGTTTTTGGATGCGAGAAGTTAG
- a CDS encoding aspartate-semialdehyde dehydrogenase produces the protein MRKFNVAVIGATGAVGEEMLRVLESVDFPVAKLVPMASARSAGGKIEYKGEEVVVKELTETIFEKEEIDIALFSAGGSVSAHYAPFAAEAGAVVVDNTSHFRMDPEVPLVVPEVNPEDIAQWRNKGIIANPNCSTIQMVQALKPLQDAYGIERIDVSTYQATSGAGKSAMEEMVNQMQAFFAFKLDESPHERFPHQIALNVIPQIDVFMDNGFTKEEMKMVNETCKILHDTIEVAATCVRVPVLRGHSESVTVTLKRDADADAVREALQRGENLVVMDDPANGVYPMPIVCVDRDETFVGRIRSDLYRPNVVHMFVVADNLRVGAATNAVRIALKWIELESE, from the coding sequence ATGAGAAAGTTCAATGTAGCTGTCATCGGCGCCACGGGTGCGGTTGGTGAAGAGATGCTTAGAGTCCTCGAGTCGGTCGATTTCCCCGTCGCCAAACTTGTGCCGATGGCGAGCGCCAGAAGCGCAGGCGGCAAAATCGAATACAAAGGCGAAGAGGTGGTCGTCAAAGAGTTGACAGAAACCATTTTCGAAAAAGAGGAGATCGACATCGCGCTTTTTAGCGCAGGCGGTTCCGTTTCGGCCCACTACGCTCCTTTCGCGGCGGAAGCGGGTGCCGTGGTCGTCGACAACACCAGCCACTTCCGCATGGACCCCGAAGTTCCTCTGGTGGTACCGGAAGTTAATCCGGAAGATATCGCGCAGTGGCGAAACAAAGGGATCATCGCCAACCCCAACTGCTCGACGATCCAGATGGTCCAGGCTCTCAAACCCCTCCAGGACGCCTACGGCATCGAACGCATCGACGTAAGCACCTACCAGGCCACCTCCGGTGCCGGAAAAAGCGCCATGGAGGAGATGGTCAACCAGATGCAGGCCTTCTTTGCCTTCAAACTTGACGAAAGCCCACACGAGCGCTTCCCCCACCAGATCGCACTCAATGTCATTCCCCAGATCGACGTCTTCATGGACAACGGTTTCACCAAAGAAGAGATGAAGATGGTCAACGAAACCTGCAAGATCTTGCACGACACCATCGAAGTGGCTGCCACCTGCGTACGCGTACCCGTGCTGCGTGGCCACAGCGAAAGCGTCACCGTCACACTCAAGCGCGACGCCGATGCCGACGCCGTGCGTGAAGCCCTGCAGCGGGGCGAAAACCTGGTCGTGATGGACGATCCCGCCAACGGCGTCTACCCCATGCCCATCGTCTGCGTCGATCGCGACGAAACTTTCGTCGGGCGTATACGCAGCGACCTTTACCGGCCCAATGTCGTCCACATGTTCGTCGTGGCGGACAACCTGCGCGTCGGTGCCGCGACCAACGCCGTGCGTATCGCCCTCAAATGGATCGAGTTGGAGTCGGAATGA
- the gyrA gene encoding DNA gyrase subunit A gives MSDLFKESEDIQEISIEESIKGSYLDYSMSVIIGRALPDARDGLKPVHRRILYAMHELGVTSRAAYKKSARIVGDVIGKYHPHGDTAVYDALVRMAQDFSMRIPLVDGQGNFGSIDGDNPAAMRYTEARMTRLAEELLRDIEKDTVDFIPNYDDTMNEPDVLPSRVPNLLLNGSNGIAVGMATNIPPHRLDELIDALLVLIDNPAADLEDLLAHIKGPDFPTGGIIFGRKGILDAYKTGRGRIKVRAKTHIEKKGNREVIVIDELPYQVNKSRLIENIAQLAKDKAIEGISEVRDESDREGIRVVIELKKDTMSEIVLNNLFKSTQMQTTFGIILLAIENKEPKIFTLMELLKLFIQHRKTIIIRRTIFELEKAKARAHILEGLRIALDNIDEIVALIRASADANEAREGLMTRFSLSEKQAQAILDMRLQRLTGLERDKIEKEYQELMAEIERLSNILKSEDLLNQIIKEELLEIKEQFSTPRLTEIVDDYEDIDIEDLIPNEPMVVTITHRGYIKRVPVKQYERQHRGGKGKTAVTTHEDDFIESFFISHTHDTLMFITDRGQLYWLKVYKIPEGSRTAKGKAVVNLIQLQPEENIMAIIPTTDFDQNKSLAFFTKNGVVKRTNLNEFKNIRSVGVRAITLDEDDELVTCRIVLPETSNLFILTKKGMCIRFPVEDVREIGRTARGVTGIRFKVEGDHVVGAATIVSDEQELLTVAEKGIGKRTEAGEYRLQSRGGKGVVAMKLTPKTGDAVGVVIVDENKDLMVLTQSGKMIRVDMQSIRKAGRATSGVKIVRLDAGDKVNSIASCPKEKAEEEIIDQPEGES, from the coding sequence ATGTCCGATCTGTTCAAAGAAAGCGAAGATATCCAGGAGATATCGATCGAAGAGAGTATCAAGGGAAGCTATCTCGATTACTCCATGAGTGTCATCATCGGCCGGGCACTGCCCGATGCCCGCGACGGCCTCAAACCGGTCCACCGCCGAATTCTTTACGCCATGCACGAGCTGGGCGTCACAAGCCGCGCCGCCTACAAGAAGAGTGCCCGCATCGTCGGCGACGTCATCGGTAAGTATCATCCCCACGGCGACACAGCGGTTTACGATGCCCTGGTGCGGATGGCCCAGGACTTTTCCATGCGCATTCCCCTGGTCGACGGCCAGGGCAACTTCGGCTCCATCGACGGCGATAATCCCGCCGCCATGCGTTACACCGAAGCCCGTATGACCCGTCTGGCCGAAGAGCTTCTGCGCGATATAGAGAAAGATACGGTCGACTTCATCCCCAACTACGACGACACGATGAACGAACCCGATGTCCTGCCAAGCCGGGTACCCAACCTGCTTCTCAACGGCTCCAACGGGATCGCCGTCGGTATGGCGACCAACATTCCGCCCCATCGCCTCGATGAACTGATCGATGCGCTGCTGGTCCTCATCGACAACCCGGCTGCCGACCTGGAGGATCTTCTGGCGCATATCAAAGGACCCGATTTTCCCACCGGCGGCATCATCTTCGGCCGAAAAGGCATTCTGGACGCCTATAAAACGGGACGCGGCCGCATCAAGGTCCGCGCAAAAACCCATATCGAGAAAAAAGGCAACCGTGAAGTCATCGTCATCGACGAACTTCCCTACCAGGTCAACAAATCGCGACTCATCGAAAACATCGCCCAGCTCGCCAAGGACAAAGCGATCGAAGGCATCAGCGAAGTGCGTGACGAGAGCGACCGTGAGGGCATCCGGGTCGTCATCGAGCTCAAAAAAGACACGATGAGCGAAATTGTCCTCAACAACCTCTTCAAATCGACTCAGATGCAGACGACATTCGGCATTATCCTGCTCGCCATCGAGAACAAGGAGCCGAAGATATTCACTCTGATGGAACTGCTGAAACTTTTCATTCAGCACCGCAAGACCATCATCATCCGCCGTACCATCTTCGAGCTCGAAAAGGCGAAAGCCCGTGCCCATATTCTGGAGGGTCTGCGCATCGCTTTGGACAATATCGACGAAATCGTGGCACTCATTCGCGCCAGTGCCGACGCCAACGAAGCCCGCGAAGGACTGATGACCCGCTTCAGCCTCAGCGAAAAACAGGCCCAGGCGATCCTCGACATGCGCCTTCAGCGCCTCACTGGTCTGGAACGCGACAAGATCGAAAAAGAGTACCAGGAGCTGATGGCGGAGATCGAACGGCTCAGCAATATCCTCAAGAGCGAGGACCTGCTCAACCAGATCATCAAAGAGGAGCTGCTGGAGATCAAAGAGCAGTTTTCGACGCCGCGCCTGACGGAGATCGTCGACGACTACGAAGACATCGACATCGAAGACCTGATCCCCAACGAACCGATGGTGGTCACGATCACCCACCGCGGCTACATCAAACGTGTGCCGGTGAAACAGTACGAGCGCCAGCATCGCGGCGGCAAGGGAAAAACCGCCGTGACCACCCACGAAGATGACTTCATCGAGAGTTTCTTCATCTCGCATACCCACGATACCCTGATGTTCATCACCGATCGGGGTCAGCTCTACTGGCTCAAAGTCTACAAGATTCCGGAAGGTTCCCGTACCGCCAAAGGCAAAGCGGTCGTCAACCTCATCCAGCTGCAGCCGGAAGAGAACATCATGGCCATCATCCCGACTACCGACTTCGACCAGAACAAGTCGCTCGCTTTCTTCACCAAAAACGGTGTCGTCAAACGCACCAACCTGAACGAGTTCAAAAACATCAGAAGCGTGGGTGTACGCGCCATTACTCTCGATGAAGATGACGAGCTGGTTACCTGCAGGATTGTCCTGCCCGAAACCAGCAACCTTTTCATTCTGACCAAAAAAGGGATGTGCATCCGGTTCCCGGTTGAAGATGTCCGCGAAATCGGCCGCACCGCCAGGGGTGTCACCGGTATCCGTTTCAAAGTCGAAGGTGACCATGTAGTTGGTGCCGCCACGATCGTCAGTGACGAACAGGAACTGCTCACGGTAGCCGAAAAAGGGATCGGCAAGCGGACCGAAGCGGGCGAATACCGCCTACAGAGCCGTGGCGGCAAAGGGGTCGTGGCGATGAAACTCACACCCAAAACAGGCGATGCCGTCGGAGTGGTGATCGTCGACGAAAACAAAGATCTGATGGTTCTGACCCAAAGCGGCAAGATGATACGGGTCGACATGCAGAGTATCCGCAAAGCGGGTCGTGCCACCAGTGGTGTGAAGATCGTCCGACTCGATGCCGGCGACAAAGTGAACTCCATCGCCAGCTGCCCCAAAGAGAAAGCGGAGGAGGAGATCATCGACCAGCCGGAAGGGGAATCCTGA
- a CDS encoding ammonium transporter, which yields MKKWILALPLLPAMAFADELNSGDTAWMIVATAFVMLMTPAGLALFYGGLTRGKNVLNTMGMSLAAYAVGTLVWVIAGYSIAFGDGDFIGTGKLMLSGIGADTLSGSIPELLFVAFQGTFAAITVAIASGSMIERVKFSTFVVFAALWILAVYAPVTHWAWGGGETLNFGEIDFAGGTVVHINAGVAGFVVAMILGRRKDYEKAAIKPFSPIFVVLGAMLLWFGWFGFNAGSEVAADGTAASAFLVTNVAASLGVIGWVLGEWIVFKKPTLVGGASGAVAGLVAITPASGTAGVGGAIIIGLVGGFLGFLAVSKIKKMFKVDDSLDAFWVHGLVGIWGSIATALFIAEYAMPENYSLGSQLVSQLEAVGLTVVYSGVVTAIVYFIASAVTGGGRVDEETETMGLDEAVHGERAMNL from the coding sequence ATGAAGAAATGGATACTGGCACTGCCTCTGCTTCCGGCCATGGCGTTCGCGGATGAGCTTAACAGCGGCGACACGGCCTGGATGATCGTCGCGACGGCTTTTGTCATGCTGATGACGCCGGCGGGACTGGCACTCTTCTACGGCGGCCTGACACGCGGCAAGAACGTGCTCAACACGATGGGCATGAGCCTGGCGGCCTACGCGGTCGGCACACTGGTCTGGGTGATCGCCGGCTACTCCATCGCCTTCGGCGACGGCGACTTCATCGGAACCGGCAAGCTGATGCTCTCGGGCATCGGCGCCGATACGTTGAGCGGGTCGATTCCCGAACTGCTCTTCGTCGCTTTCCAGGGGACTTTCGCCGCCATCACCGTGGCCATCGCCAGCGGTTCGATGATCGAGCGGGTCAAGTTCTCCACCTTCGTCGTCTTCGCGGCACTCTGGATTCTGGCGGTCTACGCACCGGTCACCCACTGGGCCTGGGGCGGCGGCGAGACACTCAACTTCGGCGAGATCGACTTCGCGGGCGGTACGGTCGTTCATATCAACGCGGGTGTCGCGGGCTTTGTCGTCGCGATGATTCTGGGACGCCGCAAAGATTACGAAAAAGCGGCCATCAAACCCTTCTCCCCCATCTTCGTGGTCCTGGGTGCGATGCTGCTGTGGTTCGGATGGTTCGGCTTCAACGCCGGGTCCGAAGTGGCGGCCGACGGTACGGCGGCTTCGGCGTTCCTGGTCACCAACGTGGCGGCCTCTTTGGGCGTCATCGGTTGGGTGCTGGGTGAGTGGATCGTCTTCAAAAAGCCCACACTCGTCGGCGGCGCTTCCGGTGCCGTCGCCGGTCTGGTCGCCATCACCCCCGCTTCCGGTACGGCCGGAGTGGGCGGCGCGATCATCATCGGCCTGGTCGGCGGCTTCCTGGGCTTCCTGGCCGTCTCCAAGATCAAGAAGATGTTCAAGGTCGACGATTCGCTGGATGCCTTCTGGGTCCACGGCCTGGTGGGTATCTGGGGCTCCATCGCCACGGCGCTCTTCATCGCCGAGTATGCGATGCCCGAAAACTACAGCCTGGGCAGCCAGCTTGTCAGCCAGCTCGAGGCGGTCGGTCTGACCGTTGTCTACAGCGGTGTCGTCACGGCGATCGTCTACTTCATCGCCTCGGCAGTCACCGGCGGCGGACGTGTGGACGAGGAGACCGAGACGATGGGTCTGGACGAAGCGGTCCACGGCGAACGCGCGATGAACCTGTAA
- a CDS encoding YqhA family protein — translation MLEKIFESTLWNTRFFILLPVIFSMIGAIALFVIASVDIYQIAVYTVDVYIHHLHPADFHEKVVGDIIGAVDLYLIAVVMLLFSFGLYELFISNIDAAENSESSKILQIHSLDQLKDKLAKVIVMVLVVSFFKRVLHTTYDSPLELLYFAGAILALALGLYFLHKGGNHQ, via the coding sequence CTGCTCGAAAAAATATTTGAAAGCACATTGTGGAACACCCGATTTTTCATTCTTTTGCCTGTCATCTTTTCGATGATCGGCGCCATCGCCCTCTTTGTCATAGCCAGTGTAGACATCTATCAGATCGCCGTCTATACGGTGGATGTCTATATTCATCATCTTCATCCGGCCGATTTTCACGAAAAAGTGGTCGGTGACATCATCGGCGCCGTCGACCTCTACCTGATCGCTGTCGTGATGCTGCTCTTCAGTTTCGGCCTCTACGAACTCTTCATCTCCAATATCGATGCGGCTGAAAATTCGGAAAGCTCCAAAATTCTGCAGATCCACTCACTCGACCAGCTGAAGGACAAACTGGCGAAGGTTATTGTCATGGTCCTGGTCGTCAGCTTTTTCAAGCGGGTACTTCACACAACCTACGACTCCCCGCTGGAACTGCTTTACTTCGCCGGGGCCATCCTGGCTCTCGCCCTCGGGCTCTATTTCCTACACAAAGGCGGTAACCACCAATGA
- a CDS encoding ammonium transporter, giving the protein MQPADFSYVIDTLFLLFAMTLIIVMVPGFAMLEAGIVRTKNVTAVLTVNTMIYAVASMAFLLIGYQLAFGTWETESVSKWAAFLFQMAFVGKTVNIMSGGVSERTRIIPLMLFTVLMAAVIYPLVVNWTWGANMLKDSFLDISGMHDLAGSTVIHSTGAWALLAAILIIGPRKGRYVDNQVRVIPASNIPLVVLGALLLWIGWFGFNGGSVGSIASKENADTVALTIMNTNTAGLAGAIIAAIIVYFQYKKFDITMILNGALGGLVAITAGADVFDIYTPILVGVIGGALVVFAVPFFDRLRIDDPVGALSVHLVNGIWGTVAVGIFAKDVSLMAQIKGVVVVGIFAFVVSYITLFVINKFIKFRASDDDQTQGIDVSECGVEAYPEFKRAF; this is encoded by the coding sequence ATGCAACCTGCCGATTTTTCCTACGTGATCGACACCCTTTTCCTCCTCTTCGCGATGACCCTTATCATTGTGATGGTGCCGGGTTTCGCGATGCTGGAAGCGGGCATTGTACGTACAAAGAACGTGACGGCCGTTTTGACGGTCAACACGATGATTTACGCGGTGGCTTCGATGGCCTTTTTGCTCATCGGCTACCAGTTGGCTTTCGGTACCTGGGAGACTGAGAGTGTCAGCAAGTGGGCCGCGTTTTTGTTTCAGATGGCCTTCGTCGGAAAGACAGTCAACATCATGAGCGGCGGCGTGAGCGAGCGCACCCGCATCATTCCCCTGATGCTCTTTACGGTTCTGATGGCGGCGGTCATCTATCCGCTGGTGGTCAACTGGACGTGGGGGGCCAATATGCTGAAGGATTCGTTCCTGGATATCAGCGGCATGCACGATTTGGCGGGATCAACCGTAATCCACTCCACCGGTGCATGGGCGCTTCTGGCCGCTATCCTGATCATCGGGCCAAGAAAAGGGCGCTACGTGGACAATCAGGTCCGTGTCATCCCGGCTTCCAACATCCCGTTGGTCGTATTGGGAGCGCTGCTGCTTTGGATCGGATGGTTCGGATTCAACGGCGGTTCGGTCGGATCGATCGCCAGCAAAGAGAATGCCGACACGGTGGCACTGACCATCATGAATACCAACACGGCGGGTCTGGCCGGCGCCATCATCGCGGCGATCATCGTCTACTTCCAGTATAAGAAGTTCGATATCACGATGATTCTCAACGGAGCGCTGGGCGGTTTGGTCGCCATCACCGCAGGTGCGGATGTTTTTGACATATACACTCCGATTCTTGTCGGTGTCATCGGCGGGGCGCTGGTGGTGTTCGCCGTTCCTTTTTTCGACCGGCTGCGAATCGATGATCCGGTCGGTGCGTTGTCTGTACACCTGGTCAACGGCATATGGGGAACCGTCGCTGTGGGAATATTTGCCAAGGATGTCTCGCTGATGGCACAGATCAAGGGCGTCGTGGTTGTCGGAATTTTTGCCTTTGTGGTATCATACATCACTCTATTTGTAATCAACAAATTCATAAAATTCAGAGCCAGCGACGACGACCAGACACAAGGTATCGACGTAAGCGAATGTGGCGTGGAAGCGTACCCGGAATTCAAGCGGGCTTTTTGA